A window of Ananas comosus cultivar F153 linkage group 4, ASM154086v1, whole genome shotgun sequence contains these coding sequences:
- the LOC109708742 gene encoding uncharacterized protein LOC109708742, protein MEDHTKKAAVAFMKPNARAFFNKVVEIVGECRDCYNGGSLPLMSKDEFTRMLFIDGCFILQFIDQAVKNDMKDFTVSAHLQGFILRDMFLRENQLPYCLLEKLMEAKSVDIDKFVDQVADTQGQWQKMEKENSSKSIDGEHEHLLARLRMRQLGPGDQTPQLAWGSNWQSFRSAKGLIESGIKLRWEKTSFLHDVKFTPCLVWGKLSLPRIVIDDLTRSRLLNMIALEMCSTAGGDYGITSLVWFLDLLIDHADDVKELRQAGVLLNALGSDEQVVEMFDEIATDLVPDQQAYSTVTQSINSYYTFKARVSIYRMLHRRFGQSLVGHRLPRGGRASGAQRGADRLYCDTNCMCLFVPSSSVLFV, encoded by the coding sequence ATGGAGGACCACACGAAGAAGGCCGCCGTAGCGTTCATGAAACCGAACGCGCGCGCATTCTTCAACAAGGTCGTTGAAATTGTTGGAGAATGCAGGGACTGCTACAACGGGGGCTCGCTCCCGCTGATGAGCAAAGATGAATTCACACGCATGCTGTTCATCGACGGTTGCTTTATACTACAATTCATCGATCAGGCTGTGAAGAACGACATGAAGGATTTCACGGTGAGCGCGCACCTGCAGGGGTTCATCTTGCGGGACATGTTCTTGCGGGAGAACCAGCTCCCGTACTGCCTCCTCGAAAAGTTGATGGAGGCGAAGAGCGTGGATATCGACAAGTTCGTGGATCAAGTCGCGGACACGCAAGGCCAGTGGCAGAAGATGGAGAAAGAAAACAGCAGTAAGAGCATTGACGGGGAGCACGAGCACCTCCTGGCGCGACTGCGGATGCGGCAGCTGGGGCCGGGGGACCAGACCCCACAGCTGGCGTGGGGGAGCAACTGGCAGTCGTTCCGGTCGGCCAAGGGGTTAATCGAGAGCGGCATCAAGCTCCGGTGGGAGAAGACCAGCTTCCTCCACGATGTCAAGTTCACGCCGTGCCTCGTCTGGGGGAAGCTGTCGCTGCCGCGGATTGTCATCGACGACCTCACGCGATCGCGGCTGCTGAACATGATCGCGCTGGAGATGTGCAGCACCGCAGGCGGCGACTATGGGATCACGTCGTTGGTGTGGTTTCTGGATCTGCTGATCGACCACGCCGACGACGTTAAGGAGCTGCGCCAGGCCGGGGTGCTGCTGAACGCGCTGGGGAGCGATGAGCAGGTCGTGGAGATGTTCGACGAGATCGCGACAGACCTCGTCCCCGACCAGCAGGCCTACAGCACCGTGACGCAGTCCATCAACAGTTACTATACGTTCAAGGCTAGGGTTTCGATCTACAGGATGCTGCACAGGCGTTTCGGGCAGTCCCTGGTGGGCCATCGCCTTCCTCGCGGCGGTCGCGCTTCTGGAGCTCAGCGTGGTGCAGACCGTCTATACTGCGATACAAACTGCATGTGTTTGTTTGTACCAAGTTCGTCCGTactatttgtttaa
- the LOC109709538 gene encoding probable ADP-ribosylation factor GTPase-activating protein AGD11 gives MTTQHEIHDPCYLPGSCNPLERLENLLNQPANRFCADCGSPDPKWVSLSIGVFICIKCSGVHRSLGVHITKVLSVKLDEWTNEQVDSLADAGGNSAVNMRYEAFLPENFKKPLPDSSIEERSDFIRRKYELQQFLNSNVQNSSAASLSFSTHNNGSSNKHYEKQHTGIRHGLGHAFRNSWRKKESEHKAVKKTMGMVEFVGLIKVNVIRGTNLAVRDMVTSDPYVILNLGHQSMKTRVIKSNLNPVWNERLMLSIPDPIPLLKLQVYDKDTFSTDDRMGEAEIDIQPLVAAAKAYENSSIADSMQLGKWMATDDNTLVKDSIISLVDGKVKQEITLKLQNVERGVLEIELECVPLSQ, from the exons ATTTTGCGCCGATTGTGGCTCTCCAGATCCGAAATGGGT GTCATTGAGTATTGGAGTGTTTATTTGCATCAAGTGTTCCGGAGTCCATAGAAGCCTTGGGGTACATATAACAAAG GTACTCTCTGTGAAGCTTGACGAATGGACAAACGAACAGGTCGATTCTTTAGCCGACGCGGGTGGTAACTCTGCTGTGAACATGAGATATGAGGCTTTTTTGCCTGAAAACTTTAAAAAGCCACTACCGGATTCTTCGATAGAGGAACGCTCCGATTTTATTAG GAGGAAATATGAGCTGCAGCAATTTTTGAACTCCAATGTACAGAATTCATCTGCAGCATCTCTGAGTTTCAGCACGCACAACAACGGTTCCAGTAATAAACACTATGAGAAGCAACACACGGGAATTCGTCACGGCCTAGGTCACGCTTTTAGAAATAGTTGGAGAAAAAAGGAGTCAGAGCATAAAGCAGTAAAGAAAACG ATGGGCATGGTAGAATTCGTCGGCTTAATAAAGGTTAATGTCATTAGAGGAACAAATTTAGCTGTTCGTGATATGGTGACCAGCGATCCTTACGTTATCCTAAATCTAGGACACCAG TCAATGAAAACCCGGGTGATAAAGAGCAACTTGAATCCTGTATGGAACGAAAGGCTAATGTTATCCATCCCAGATCCTATCCCGCTGCTCAAGCTG CAAGTATATGACAAGGACACATTCTCGACGGACGACCGCATGGGGGAGGCTGAGATAGACATCCAGCCCCTCGTTGCAGCAGCCAAAGCCTACGAGAATTCGTCCATTGCAGACTCGATGCAGCTCGGGAAATGGATGGCGACTGATGACAACACGCTGGTCAAGGACAGCATTATCTCTCTCGTTGACGGCAAGGTGAAGCAGGAGATCACCCTCAAGCTTCAGAACGTCGAGCGTGGAGTGTTGGAGATTGAACTCGAATGCGTCCCTCTCAGCCAATAA
- the LOC109708741 gene encoding putative UPF0481 protein At3g02645: MPNLNRSRSQPLIQRVPDLLRKNKKHAEMFDPVVVAIGPYHHDKAHLAMEYHKKVAAAAFATLDTGAFYDKVIEIVGKCRDCYDDRMLPTMSDEKFASMLFFDGCFVLQFIDQFVKNKLEDFTVSTHLQGFVLRDIFLLENQLPYLLLEKLMELKSVDIDRFLDHVADTQGQWQKMEKENSSKSIDGPHRHLLARLRMRQLGPGDQTPQLGWGSSWQSFRSAKELIESGIKLRWGKTSFLHDVKFTPCLVWAELSLPRIVVDDLTRSRLLNMIALEMCSGAGGDYGITSFVWFLDLLIDHADDVKELRQARVLLNALGSDEQVAELFNEIATDLVPDQQAYGGVMNNINAYYGNTVRVSIYRMVHTHFGSPWSAIAFLAAFVLLVLTVVQTIFSVIQTHYTVHPPSK, encoded by the coding sequence ATGCCGAACTTGAACAGGTCGCGCAGCCAGCCTTTGATCCAGAGAGTTCCGGATCTCCTCCGCAAGAATAAGAAGCACGCGGAGATGTTCGACCCGGTGGTTGTCGCCATCGGCCCCTACCACCACGACAAGGCCCATCTGGCCATGGAGTATCACAAGAAGGTGGCCGCCGCTGCGTTCGCGACACTGGACACAGGGGCATTCTACGATAAGGTCATTGAAATTGTTGGAAAATGCAGGGACTGCTACGACGACCGCATGCTCCCGACGATGAGCGACGAGAAATTTGCGAGCATGCTGTTCTTCGACGGTTGCTTTGTACTACAATTCATCGATCAGTTCGTGAAGAACAAGCTGGAGGATTTCACGGTGAGCACGCACCTGCAAGGGTTCGTATTGCGGGACATATTCTTGCTGGAGAACCAGCTCCCGTACCTCCTCCTTGAGAAGTTGATGGAGTTGAAGAGCGTGGACATCGACAGGTTCCTGGATCACGTTGCGGACACGCAAGGCCAGTGGCAGAAGATGGAGAAAGAAAACAGCAGTAAGAGCATCGACGGCCCGCACCGGCACCTCCTGGCGCGGCTGCGGATGCGGCAGCTGGGGCCGGGGGACCAGACCCCGCAGCTGGGGTGGGGGAGCAGCTGGCAGTCGTTCCGGTCGGCCAAGGAGCTAATCGAGAGCGGCATCAAGCTCCGGTGGGGGAAGACCAGCTTCCTCCACGATGTCAAGTTCACGCCGTGCCTTGTCTGGGCGGAGCTGTCGCTGCCGCGGATCGTCGTCGACGACCTGACGCGATCGCGGCTGCTGAACATGATCGCGCTGGAGATGTGCAGCGGCGCAGGCGGCGATTACGGGATCACGTCGTTCGTGTGGTTTCTGGATCTGCTGATCGACCACGCCGACGACGTTAAGGAGCTGCGCCAGGCAAGGGTGCTGCTGAACGCGCTGGGGAGCGATGAGCAGGTGGCGGAGCTGTTCAACGAGATCGCGACGGACCTCGTGCCGGACCAGCAGGCCTACGGCGGCGTGATGAACAACATCAACGCGTACTACGGGAACACGGTGAGGGTTTCGATCTACAGGATGGTGCACACGCACTTTGGCAGCCCGTGGTCGGCCATCGCCTTCCTTGCGGCGTTCGTGCTTCTGGTGCTCACCGTGGTGCAGACCATCTTCTCAGTGATACAGACTCACTACACAGTCCACCCACCTTCCAAGTAG